From a single Bacteroidota bacterium genomic region:
- a CDS encoding HYR domain-containing protein, producing MVVSNDPGQCAAIVTYSVSFNDNCAGANLAQTAGLASGSSFPSGTTSNSFTVTDGSGNTATCSFTVTVNDTEGPVLVCQNIQVAPSPGPLVVTPAQVIVSASDNCGISTNVLTPNSFTCAQAGQTITVDLAVTDVNGNVSHCTPTVEVLGTGCNQPPVAICQNVTVNADVNCERGVVPQAFDNGSFDPNGDPLTFTTNPAGPFIVGVTNVVLTVSDGALTSTCSATVTVLDITPPTIRCPLNVSVSNDPGICGAIVGYTAVTGTDDCSGITIVQTSGLVSGGTFPIGTTLNGFTATDGAGNSAVCSFEVTVLDTENPILTCPGNLIETVDSGICAAVINYNVVLNDNCPGATLLQISGQPSGATIPLGTVINEFRAVDGAGNTSSCVFSVEVVDLTPPVAVCQNITVSNGINGNFTITPSMINNGSSDGCGIDSIFASQTAFTCSNNGGNVVVLTVTDIYGNTSTCSSIVTILGITPPVITPSGPTVFCSGGSVILNGGAGYNSYMWSNSATTQSITVTTSGYYGLAVVNNNGCIALAVPVAVTVNPSPTPVITASGPTTFCVGGSVTLDAGAGFASYNWSNGATTRTILVNATGNYTVTVTNGPGCPGIASRTVTVNPLPTVNITANNNGIICFGNAVTLTATAGLSTYAWSGGGTAFTKVVTTPGTYTVTVTNAFGCANTASFVVTAVNACQVPTGEFADNITSNGATLNWTAVPCATSYRVQWRRVGTNPYTSRNVSTNSTVITGLLPNTTYEWHVRTTCTGGGGTTAYSALFQFTTLGPQAKGEIGAEAEAAAGPDPMLYPNPNSGKFTLEYFAEVEAHVQICVYDMFGKLVRCETKLASESENTWEMQFDNLSKGMYMLKVEGVEQGLVETQSVRFIVQ from the coding sequence GTGGTCGTCAGCAATGATCCCGGCCAATGCGCGGCGATTGTGACTTATTCGGTCAGCTTCAATGACAACTGTGCGGGTGCGAACTTGGCGCAAACGGCTGGTTTGGCAAGCGGATCGAGCTTCCCTTCAGGCACGACTTCGAATAGCTTCACCGTCACCGACGGTTCCGGCAACACTGCAACTTGTTCCTTCACGGTGACCGTCAACGACACGGAGGGCCCCGTTTTGGTTTGCCAAAATATTCAGGTCGCACCTTCGCCTGGACCACTTGTTGTGACACCCGCGCAGGTCATCGTTTCTGCGTCAGACAATTGCGGAATTTCCACAAATGTCCTGACTCCGAATTCGTTCACCTGTGCCCAAGCTGGCCAGACAATTACTGTGGATTTGGCGGTAACTGACGTAAATGGCAATGTCAGTCACTGTACACCGACCGTCGAAGTTCTCGGAACGGGTTGCAATCAGCCGCCGGTCGCAATTTGCCAAAACGTAACGGTAAATGCTGATGTCAATTGCGAAAGGGGTGTTGTGCCTCAAGCATTCGACAATGGCTCTTTTGACCCCAATGGAGACCCGTTGACATTTACCACCAACCCTGCCGGCCCATTCATCGTGGGAGTTACCAACGTCGTGTTGACCGTAAGCGATGGTGCTTTGACCTCGACATGCAGTGCAACGGTTACCGTCTTGGATATCACCCCGCCAACCATTCGTTGTCCGCTGAACGTCAGTGTTTCCAATGATCCCGGAATTTGTGGCGCAATCGTGGGCTACACGGCTGTTACTGGAACCGATGATTGCTCAGGAATCACCATCGTGCAGACATCTGGATTGGTAAGTGGTGGTACTTTCCCAATTGGAACGACCCTTAACGGGTTTACAGCTACGGATGGCGCAGGTAATAGTGCGGTTTGCAGCTTTGAAGTAACGGTATTGGATACCGAGAATCCGATATTGACTTGCCCAGGAAACCTAATCGAAACAGTAGATTCAGGCATTTGTGCTGCCGTCATCAATTACAATGTCGTGCTGAATGACAACTGTCCTGGAGCGACGCTTCTCCAGATTTCGGGTCAGCCAAGTGGTGCAACGATCCCGTTGGGTACGGTGATCAATGAATTCAGGGCTGTCGATGGTGCCGGAAACACCAGCAGTTGTGTGTTCAGCGTTGAGGTCGTGGATCTTACGCCTCCGGTTGCAGTTTGCCAAAACATCACTGTGAGCAATGGTATCAACGGTAACTTCACGATCACGCCGAGCATGATCAACAATGGAAGCAGCGACGGTTGCGGAATTGACTCCATCTTTGCCAGTCAAACTGCATTCACTTGCTCCAACAATGGCGGAAATGTTGTTGTGCTCACAGTGACCGATATCTATGGCAATACCTCCACTTGTTCTTCCATCGTGACGATCTTGGGCATTACACCACCGGTAATTACGCCTTCTGGTCCTACGGTGTTCTGCTCTGGAGGGAGCGTGATTTTGAACGGCGGTGCTGGCTATAATTCCTATATGTGGTCCAACAGTGCCACCACACAGAGCATCACGGTCACGACGAGCGGCTACTATGGACTTGCGGTGGTAAATAACAATGGTTGCATCGCACTTGCGGTTCCTGTGGCTGTGACGGTGAATCCTTCTCCAACTCCGGTCATTACTGCTTCTGGGCCGACGACATTCTGTGTTGGCGGAAGTGTAACCTTGGATGCAGGTGCAGGCTTTGCCTCCTACAATTGGTCCAACGGCGCCACAACGCGCACCATCCTTGTCAATGCTACCGGCAATTATACTGTGACGGTAACCAACGGTCCAGGCTGTCCAGGAATTGCAAGCCGGACAGTAACGGTGAATCCGCTGCCGACGGTCAATATCACCGCCAACAACAACGGAATCATTTGTTTCGGCAATGCCGTGACTTTGACTGCAACGGCTGGTTTGTCGACATACGCTTGGTCTGGCGGTGGCACTGCATTTACCAAGGTAGTAACGACCCCGGGTACCTACACTGTTACAGTGACCAACGCTTTCGGTTGCGCGAATACAGCAAGCTTTGTGGTCACAGCGGTGAATGCTTGCCAGGTTCCTACGGGCGAATTTGCAGATAACATCACTTCCAATGGTGCCACGTTGAATTGGACTGCCGTGCCATGCGCGACTTCTTACCGCGTTCAATGGAGGCGAGTGGGCACCAACCCTTATACATCACGCAACGTTTCGACCAATTCGACGGTGATCACGGGTCTGTTGCCCAATACAACCTACGAATGGCACGTGCGCACGACCTGTACGGGTGGTGGCGGCACCACTGCATATTCAGCGTTGTTCCAGTTCACGACACTTGGCCCACAAGCCAAGGGTGAGATTGGAGCCGAAGCCGAGGCCGCAGCAGGGCCGGATCCAATGCTTTATCCAAACCCCAACAGCGGTAAGTTTACCCTTGAGTACTTTGCCGAAGTTGAGGCCCATGTCCAGATTTGTGTCTATGATATGTTTGGGAAGCTTGTACGCTGCGAAACCAAATTGGCCTCCGAGTCGGAAAACACTTGGGAAATGCAATTTGACAATCTCTCCAAAGGCATGTACATGCTCAAGGTGGAGGGCGTCGAACAAGGCCTTGTGGAAACGCAGAGCGTCAGGTTCATTGTGCAGTAA
- a CDS encoding M28 family peptidase: protein MACQSNSTQASKGSAILFRSGLPENIEKDPELKKKYSQFASDDAKLDFAHKMKVSAVVILKKKLTASLSQMPIDLPVVEVLADRLPKKKVKKCSMTINTGFKTTQSQNVAAMVRGTTFPDSIIIVSAHYDHLGTQGEAIFYGGNDNASGTSMLLSMAEHFSLPQNKPAFTMLFIAFTGEEAGLVGSRQYVEKNPLFPLANTKFILNLDLMANGDEGIMAVCGLDYPTDFAQLQALNTRMNAVPIVKGRPNAPNSDHYWFVKNGVKGMFIFTMGGPPHYHDVNDTFEEMKFSKYLEVRNLLIEFLKWQMTGK, encoded by the coding sequence ATGGCTTGCCAGAGCAATTCAACACAAGCCTCAAAGGGTTCGGCCATCCTTTTCCGTAGCGGCCTACCTGAAAACATCGAAAAAGACCCCGAACTCAAGAAAAAATACAGCCAATTTGCCTCTGATGATGCCAAACTGGACTTCGCACATAAGATGAAGGTGTCTGCGGTCGTCATTCTCAAGAAGAAACTCACCGCAAGCCTCAGCCAAATGCCAATTGATCTGCCAGTCGTGGAAGTTTTGGCGGATCGTTTACCCAAAAAGAAGGTCAAAAAGTGCAGCATGACCATCAATACAGGCTTCAAAACCACCCAAAGCCAAAATGTCGCTGCGATGGTCCGTGGAACCACGTTCCCCGATTCGATCATCATTGTTAGCGCCCACTATGACCACCTCGGCACCCAAGGCGAGGCGATTTTTTATGGTGGCAACGACAATGCTTCGGGAACTTCGATGTTGCTGAGTATGGCCGAGCATTTCAGTCTACCGCAAAACAAACCCGCTTTTACGATGCTGTTCATCGCGTTTACGGGCGAAGAGGCGGGACTCGTCGGCTCGCGGCAATACGTGGAGAAGAATCCGCTTTTTCCACTCGCCAATACCAAATTTATCCTGAACCTGGACCTGATGGCCAATGGCGACGAAGGCATCATGGCCGTATGTGGCTTGGATTATCCGACTGATTTTGCCCAATTGCAGGCCTTGAATACGCGGATGAATGCTGTCCCGATCGTCAAAGGACGCCCGAATGCACCCAACAGCGACCACTATTGGTTCGTGAAAAACGGTGTCAAAGGAATGTTTATCTTCACCATGGGTGGCCCACCTCATTACCATGATGTCAACGATACCTTTGAGGAAATGAAATTTTCCAAATATCTGGAGGTGAGGAATTTGCTCATTGAATTTTTGAAGTGGCAGATGACGGGGAAGTAA
- a CDS encoding ABC transporter ATP-binding protein, with the protein MLGIVGRNGAGKSTLLRILSEVTPPTTGKVTFRGTVTSILDVGTGFHPDLSGRQNVYMSAAINGMDRQQIRERFDEIVAFSGVERFIDMPVKHYSSGMYMRLAFSVAFHSQSDILLLDEVLSVGDVEFRLRSAQKIKQIARSGTTVLIVSHELPSIRNLCNKCMLIEAGKIRAFGPTKDIVDEYMQQYLDDMVFFYRSPDNPDQELTSRVLEHENVAFLSMTIGAGGKAVDSPIYMADAVEIKIRYRKKTDFTKLEILLNINNLENVLMSDCRIYREDFEFQPMEAGEYETKVTVPGNLFYTGTFYVDLYFGDLEKLLLELPCVQRFTVEITPWEVGKQWNQGQQDYALRPALEWELRRLDA; encoded by the coding sequence GTGCTTGGCATTGTGGGTAGAAACGGTGCTGGCAAAAGTACCTTGTTAAGAATCCTGTCTGAAGTTACCCCACCCACGACTGGCAAGGTGACCTTTCGTGGCACGGTGACTTCCATCTTGGATGTGGGGACGGGATTCCATCCTGACCTCAGCGGACGGCAAAACGTCTACATGAGCGCGGCCATCAACGGAATGGACCGCCAACAGATCAGGGAGCGGTTTGACGAAATCGTCGCCTTCAGCGGCGTTGAGCGTTTTATTGACATGCCCGTCAAGCACTACAGCAGCGGGATGTATATGCGCTTGGCCTTTTCTGTAGCATTCCACAGTCAATCAGATATTTTGCTGCTGGACGAAGTATTGTCCGTTGGCGACGTTGAATTCAGATTGCGTAGTGCACAGAAAATCAAGCAAATTGCCAGGTCGGGAACAACCGTTTTGATCGTGAGCCATGAACTGCCGAGCATCCGCAACCTCTGCAACAAGTGCATGCTCATCGAGGCGGGGAAAATCCGGGCGTTTGGTCCAACCAAGGATATCGTCGACGAATACATGCAACAGTACCTCGACGACATGGTTTTCTTTTACCGCAGTCCCGACAACCCCGATCAGGAACTCACCTCGCGGGTATTGGAGCATGAAAATGTAGCCTTTTTGTCTATGACCATTGGCGCGGGAGGTAAAGCAGTCGATTCGCCGATTTATATGGCCGATGCCGTCGAAATCAAAATCCGGTACCGCAAAAAGACGGACTTCACCAAACTGGAAATTTTGCTCAACATCAACAACTTGGAAAATGTATTGATGAGTGATTGCCGGATTTACCGTGAAGACTTCGAATTTCAACCGATGGAGGCAGGTGAATATGAAACCAAAGTCACCGTGCCGGGAAATCTCTTCTATACCGGAACATTCTATGTGGACCTTTACTTTGGCGACCTGGAAAAATTGCTTCTGGAACTTCCTTGTGTCCAGCGGTTTACCGTCGAAATCACGCCTTGGGAGGTTGGCAAACAATGGAATCAGGGGCAACAGGACTATGCTTTGCGGCCGGCACTAGAATGGGAATTGCGGCGTTTGGACGCTTGA
- a CDS encoding agmatinase family protein, which yields MSKKDKIAGFNANGAGDTSGKLFGLPFTVDEADVVVLPVPWDVTVSYGAGTADGPKAILEASPQLDLFDEDLGNIWQHGIAMLPISESLRSKSQHLREMAEPIILMQEEGKDPNEDPVSAQILAEINVACAEMNDWVEHAAGALLEQNKKVALLGGDHSTPLGFMRALSKKHGEFGILQIDAHMDLRDAYEGFKHSHASIMYNALAIENVTRLVQVGIRDMCEAEINLAKGSEGRVKVFTDRALQKAAFANQSWAETCREIIAYLPGKVYFSFDIDGLEPWLCPNTGTPVGGGLGYEQTMFLLDQVRLSGREIIGIDLVEVNAGRDGSQWDGSVGARILYRMCGMMAYRPALSEWE from the coding sequence ATGAGCAAAAAGGATAAAATTGCCGGCTTCAACGCCAATGGTGCCGGAGACACTTCCGGCAAACTCTTCGGCCTGCCGTTTACGGTAGACGAAGCTGATGTCGTGGTCTTGCCTGTGCCCTGGGACGTCACTGTCTCTTATGGGGCAGGAACCGCGGATGGTCCCAAAGCAATCTTGGAGGCCTCCCCGCAACTTGACCTCTTCGACGAAGATCTTGGAAACATCTGGCAGCATGGCATCGCCATGCTGCCAATTTCCGAGAGCCTGCGCAGCAAAAGTCAGCACCTGCGCGAAATGGCCGAGCCGATCATCCTCATGCAGGAGGAAGGCAAGGACCCCAATGAAGATCCGGTTTCTGCGCAAATCTTGGCCGAGATCAATGTCGCCTGTGCGGAAATGAACGACTGGGTCGAGCATGCTGCCGGCGCGTTGTTGGAGCAGAACAAGAAGGTTGCGCTGCTGGGCGGTGACCATAGTACCCCGCTGGGGTTCATGCGTGCGCTCTCCAAAAAGCATGGTGAATTCGGCATTTTACAAATTGACGCGCACATGGATCTGCGGGACGCCTACGAAGGCTTCAAGCATTCCCATGCGAGCATCATGTACAACGCGCTCGCGATCGAGAATGTCACGCGCTTGGTGCAAGTGGGCATCCGCGACATGTGTGAAGCCGAAATCAACTTGGCAAAAGGTTCTGAGGGCAGGGTCAAGGTGTTTACCGATCGCGCCTTGCAGAAGGCCGCCTTTGCCAATCAATCATGGGCGGAAACTTGCAGGGAAATCATTGCCTATTTGCCCGGAAAGGTCTACTTCAGCTTTGACATTGACGGATTGGAGCCATGGCTCTGTCCCAATACCGGCACACCCGTCGGCGGTGGGCTCGGTTACGAGCAGACGATGTTTCTGCTCGATCAGGTACGGCTCAGTGGCAGGGAAATCATTGGCATCGACCTCGTCGAGGTTAATGCCGGTCGCGATGGTTCCCAATGGGATGGCAGTGTCGGCGCGCGAATCCTTTACCGCATGTGCGGAATGATGGCTTATCGCCCTGCATTGTCGGAGTGGGAGTGA
- a CDS encoding long-chain fatty acid--CoA ligase — MEVKRLFDIFPYQQEKFPQTAALAGKANGIWETYSTAQVIEITDSIALGLLALGLKKGDAIGLISENSVEWAFADHGIQKMGGIVIPLYPTSSKEDLAYILNHCEAKLCFCQSEELHDKIKSCQPEVPSLQHLYTFREVKGAKNYKEIKENVSPEGRAQLAAIQDTIKAMDLATIIYTSGTTGKPKGVMLSHNNIVANIFSSIERLPVGKGDVALSFLPLSHIFERMINYMYFSVGISTYYAESMDKIGDNLKEVRPMVFTAVPRLLEKVFDRVMAGGNANKGFKKKIFLWATKLAEKWEPDGKGGFVYGMKMKIADKMVFSKIRKKAGLDRVLAVASGSAALQVRLFHFYNGIGVPLTEGYGLTETSPVISVGGFGPGEMKIGYVGTVINGGTVKIAEDGEILYKGPNVMMGYYKEPEMTAEVMDKEGWFHTGDIGEVDAQGFIRITDRKKEMWKTSGGKYIAPQVIENKLKESPFIEQVVIVGEGKNFPGALIVPNFENLYSWMKEEGMNFNKDMPAAVVSMDKVKAKIASEVAVLNQGFGKWEMIKQFELLPTELSIAGGELTPKLSIKRKVVYTKYATEIEKIYAGKSGGGE; from the coding sequence ATGGAAGTAAAGCGACTCTTCGACATTTTCCCTTATCAACAGGAAAAATTCCCTCAAACTGCTGCGTTGGCGGGCAAAGCCAATGGCATTTGGGAAACCTATTCGACTGCACAAGTCATTGAAATCACGGATAGCATTGCCTTGGGGCTGCTTGCTTTGGGCCTCAAAAAGGGGGATGCAATCGGTTTGATTTCAGAAAATTCGGTGGAATGGGCGTTTGCCGACCACGGAATTCAGAAAATGGGCGGCATTGTCATTCCGTTGTATCCGACCTCGAGCAAGGAGGATTTGGCTTATATCTTGAATCACTGCGAGGCTAAGCTCTGTTTCTGCCAAAGCGAGGAGCTCCACGACAAGATCAAGAGCTGCCAACCTGAGGTTCCGAGTTTGCAACACCTCTATACCTTCCGCGAGGTCAAAGGCGCAAAAAATTACAAGGAGATCAAGGAAAATGTAAGCCCTGAAGGTCGTGCGCAGTTGGCTGCCATTCAGGATACCATCAAGGCGATGGATTTGGCGACCATCATTTACACCTCCGGGACGACTGGCAAGCCCAAGGGCGTCATGCTCTCCCACAACAACATCGTCGCGAATATTTTCTCTTCGATCGAGCGCCTCCCCGTGGGCAAGGGAGATGTGGCGCTGAGCTTTTTGCCCCTGAGTCACATTTTTGAGCGGATGATCAACTACATGTATTTCTCGGTGGGCATCTCGACCTACTATGCAGAGAGCATGGACAAAATCGGCGACAACTTGAAAGAAGTGCGTCCGATGGTGTTTACAGCCGTTCCGCGATTGCTGGAGAAGGTCTTTGACCGTGTCATGGCAGGCGGCAATGCCAATAAAGGCTTCAAGAAAAAAATCTTCCTCTGGGCAACCAAGCTCGCTGAAAAGTGGGAACCGGATGGAAAAGGCGGTTTTGTTTACGGGATGAAGATGAAGATCGCCGACAAGATGGTCTTCTCCAAGATCCGGAAAAAGGCAGGATTGGATCGCGTGTTGGCAGTCGCTTCCGGGTCTGCTGCCTTGCAGGTGCGCCTTTTTCACTTCTACAATGGCATTGGTGTGCCCTTGACCGAGGGTTATGGCTTGACCGAAACGTCGCCGGTAATTTCCGTCGGTGGCTTTGGTCCCGGCGAAATGAAAATCGGCTACGTGGGTACGGTCATCAACGGTGGTACGGTCAAGATTGCCGAAGACGGCGAAATTCTGTACAAAGGTCCGAACGTGATGATGGGCTACTACAAGGAGCCTGAAATGACGGCCGAGGTGATGGACAAAGAAGGTTGGTTCCATACCGGTGATATCGGAGAGGTTGATGCACAAGGATTCATCCGCATCACCGACCGCAAGAAGGAAATGTGGAAGACCAGTGGCGGCAAGTACATTGCACCGCAAGTGATTGAAAATAAGCTCAAAGAATCCCCGTTCATCGAGCAGGTTGTCATTGTCGGCGAGGGCAAAAATTTCCCGGGCGCTTTGATCGTTCCCAACTTCGAAAATCTGTATTCGTGGATGAAAGAAGAAGGAATGAACTTCAACAAGGATATGCCGGCCGCGGTGGTGAGCATGGACAAGGTGAAGGCCAAAATCGCTTCTGAAGTGGCAGTTTTGAACCAAGGATTCGGCAAATGGGAAATGATCAAGCAATTTGAATTGTTGCCTACCGAGCTCAGCATCGCCGGCGGCGAATTGACCCCCAAATTGTCAATCAAGCGGAAGGTGGTTTACACGAAGTATGCCACTGAAATCGAGAAAATCTATGCTGGGAAATCTGGCGGCGGTGAGTAA
- the speE gene encoding polyamine aminopropyltransferase yields MNSLGRHILVEYYECNPDILNDVMLIENSMVGAAKHAEATVINATFHHFSPFGVSGVVVIQESHLAIHTWPEYGYAAVDVFTCGDAVDPWDCYKFLKEAFQAKHASAMEMQRGQEGLLNKSTFDVDSFVADRGVPASVKNVRNVWFTERNETAAFSLRHKGDRLFAGQSDFQKVEIFDTYAYGRLLTLDGMVMTTEKDEYVYHEMISHVAMQSHPNPKRVLVIGGGDGGVAREMLRYPGVEEVVMVEIDGMVIDASKEFLPEIAAEFGNPRLTLHVADGIEYVNNCPDGAFDVAIIDSTDPVGPAEGLFTDKFYRGVHRILKDDGLMVTQSESPRFNTAVFREIFDCYRGIYGQDKVSCYLAYIPTYPSGMWSFSFSSKGNYSPLNGFDAAKADAFATQHKLKYYNGDIHRAAFALPGFVKDLLHGPVIDEQKG; encoded by the coding sequence ATGAATTCACTTGGTAGGCACATTTTGGTCGAGTACTACGAATGCAATCCTGACATTCTCAACGATGTCATGTTGATTGAAAACAGCATGGTGGGCGCGGCAAAGCACGCTGAGGCGACTGTGATCAATGCGACTTTTCACCACTTTTCACCGTTTGGTGTTTCCGGTGTAGTCGTGATCCAGGAAAGCCACCTTGCAATTCACACTTGGCCCGAATATGGCTACGCTGCTGTGGACGTGTTTACTTGTGGTGACGCAGTCGATCCTTGGGATTGCTACAAATTCCTCAAAGAAGCCTTCCAAGCCAAGCATGCTTCGGCGATGGAAATGCAACGGGGTCAAGAAGGTCTGCTCAACAAAAGCACCTTCGATGTGGACAGCTTTGTCGCTGACCGCGGTGTGCCAGCCTCTGTGAAAAACGTGCGCAACGTTTGGTTTACCGAGCGCAACGAAACCGCAGCTTTCTCCCTCCGCCACAAGGGTGACCGCCTCTTTGCAGGTCAAAGCGACTTCCAAAAGGTCGAAATCTTCGATACCTACGCCTACGGTCGCCTCTTGACCCTCGATGGCATGGTCATGACGACCGAAAAAGACGAGTATGTCTACCACGAGATGATCAGCCACGTGGCCATGCAATCGCACCCCAACCCCAAGCGTGTCTTGGTGATCGGCGGTGGTGATGGCGGCGTCGCCCGCGAAATGCTCCGCTACCCGGGTGTCGAAGAAGTCGTGATGGTCGAAATCGACGGCATGGTCATCGACGCCTCCAAAGAATTTTTGCCGGAAATCGCGGCTGAGTTTGGCAATCCACGCCTGACCCTGCACGTCGCCGACGGCATCGAATACGTCAACAATTGCCCTGACGGTGCATTTGACGTCGCCATCATCGACTCGACCGACCCTGTCGGTCCTGCTGAAGGCCTCTTCACCGACAAATTCTACCGCGGCGTGCACCGCATCCTCAAGGACGACGGCCTCATGGTGACGCAAAGCGAAAGCCCACGCTTCAACACCGCTGTCTTCCGCGAAATTTTTGACTGCTACCGTGGTATCTACGGTCAGGACAAGGTTTCTTGCTATTTGGCCTATATCCCGACCTATCCGAGCGGTATGTGGAGCTTCAGTTTCTCCTCCAAAGGCAACTATTCTCCGCTCAACGGATTTGATGCTGCCAAGGCGGATGCTTTTGCAACACAGCACAAGCTCAAATACTACAACGGTGACATTCACCGTGCAGCCTTTGCGCTTCCCGGTTTCGTGAAAGACCTGCTCCACGGCCCTGTGATCGATGAGCAAAAAGGATAA
- a CDS encoding ABC transporter permease, whose protein sequence is MSTERTIQPEGTGLRTYLGRVWAYRRLIGVFAWRDIRAQYAQTLLGVFWAVIKPLMALAIFTIFFGVLVPLDSKIKVEYPLFAFSGMVAWYFFTYLITNVGTSVVNAQQLISRVYFPKLILPLAKTFAGMADFCISMVLMVILMMIWGHVPGWEIAFFPLILGLNILVGLGMGLWLSALTSRYRDFHHLLPYLVNFAIWLTPVFYPTTIIPEKYQAFLYANPMAGVIAGFRWTLLGDDVPDARYLYGMIPMVLIFFVGVVFFYRVERLMVDKV, encoded by the coding sequence ATGTCTACTGAACGCACAATACAACCTGAGGGTACAGGGTTGAGAACCTATCTCGGGAGGGTCTGGGCTTACCGCAGATTGATTGGCGTGTTTGCTTGGCGAGATATCCGTGCCCAGTATGCGCAAACCCTTTTGGGGGTGTTTTGGGCAGTGATCAAGCCTTTAATGGCCTTGGCCATTTTTACAATATTCTTCGGTGTGCTTGTACCCTTGGACAGCAAAATCAAGGTCGAATATCCCCTTTTTGCTTTCTCCGGCATGGTGGCTTGGTACTTTTTTACGTACCTCATCACCAATGTCGGAACGTCCGTGGTCAATGCGCAGCAGCTCATCTCACGGGTATATTTTCCAAAACTCATCCTTCCACTCGCCAAAACATTTGCTGGAATGGCTGATTTTTGCATCTCGATGGTGTTGATGGTGATTTTGATGATGATTTGGGGGCACGTTCCCGGCTGGGAGATCGCATTTTTTCCGTTGATTTTGGGGTTGAATATTCTGGTGGGTCTCGGAATGGGACTTTGGTTGAGCGCCCTCACGAGTCGCTACCGCGACTTCCACCATTTATTGCCTTATTTGGTGAATTTTGCGATTTGGCTCACCCCGGTTTTCTATCCGACCACGATCATACCGGAAAAGTATCAAGCCTTTTTGTATGCCAATCCGATGGCGGGTGTCATCGCGGGATTCAGGTGGACCTTGCTCGGGGATGATGTGCCCGACGCGCGATACCTGTACGGCATGATTCCAATGGTTTTGATCTTTTTTGTCGGCGTCGTGTTTTTTTACCGCGTAGAGCGATTGATGGTCGACAAGGTGTGA
- a CDS encoding DUF4231 domain-containing protein produces the protein MKEEEYLKQRVDSQLDWYSDKAKLNKQWYIRLEAVAILLSVSIPFVSNFMTTATPWVKHCVSFMGVAIAGISGFLALMKYRDNWVEYRTTAELLRHERYMFLTRTGAYAAANRFDIFVQTIENLLSKEVANWKNYQSIAPEVANPTMAQAELEPKAIQPPSEELSTQVPTQEGSNFPEDPTSTEGA, from the coding sequence ATGAAAGAAGAAGAATATCTCAAACAACGTGTTGATTCCCAACTCGATTGGTACTCGGACAAAGCGAAATTGAATAAGCAATGGTACATCCGACTGGAGGCCGTTGCAATTCTATTGTCGGTATCGATTCCGTTTGTTTCCAATTTTATGACGACAGCAACGCCTTGGGTCAAGCATTGCGTGAGCTTCATGGGGGTCGCGATTGCCGGGATTTCGGGATTCCTTGCGTTGATGAAATACCGTGACAATTGGGTTGAATACCGCACCACCGCCGAATTGCTGCGCCATGAGCGCTACATGTTCCTCACGCGCACAGGCGCTTACGCGGCTGCCAACCGCTTCGACATTTTCGTGCAGACGATTGAAAATCTGCTTTCAAAAGAAGTCGCCAACTGGAAAAATTATCAGTCGATTGCCCCGGAGGTTGCCAATCCGACGATGGCGCAGGCAGAACTAGAGCCTAAGGCAATACAGCCCCCATCGGAAGAATTATCCACCCAAGTGCCAACTCAAGAAGGCAGCAACTTCCCGGAAGACCCGACTTCCACCGAAGGTGCTTGA